The window CGAGCATCCCGGGGCTGGCGCACAGCAACAGGAACCAGAGCGGTTGACTCACCTGGGTCCACATGACCCACGCCATCACCAGCGGCGGCAGCAACAGGGCGTGCCGCGCCCAGGGCCTGCCCAGGAAGAAGGCCACGCCCACCGGCGCCGCCGCGAGCATCAGGACCGCGAGCAGCGTGTGCCACGTGGGCCCCAGCCCCCACGCCACGAAGCAGGCGATGGCCCCCACGCAGAGCAGCAGCGTGACGAACCCCACCGTCCACGTCCACCCGTCGCGCCGGCCCCAGAAGCGCTGGCGCAGGGCCTCCAGGTAGTTCACGTCCGGACGCGCCGCGCAGGCCGCGCAGAACCGCTGGCCCTCCAGGCCCAGCACGGCCGTGGAGCACGCCGCGCACATGAAACCGCCGCACCGGGAACAGGTGCCGCCCGCGAGCACTTCCGGGTGGGCGACGCAGGGGACCGCCGCGGAAACGGGAACCTCCAGGCTCATGGCCGCAGTGTCGCACGGCGAGCAACACCCCACACAGGGCCGCCTTCGGGATTACAGGCCCCGGGGCGCGTGCTAAGCGCGCAGGTCCTGTCCTGAACCGTGGAGGAATCTTGTCCCGATTGAAGGCCCTCGCCGCCGCGGCCCTGTTCATGGGGCTTCCGGCGTTCGCGCAGACTCCCGAGGCGAAGCCCCTGGAGCCTGGCCGCGAAAACCTGGCCATCCCGTATGAGAAGTACACGCTGCCCAACGGCCTGGAGGTCATCCTCTCCGTGGACCGCAAGCTGCCCGTGGTGGCCGTCAATGTCTGGTACCACGTGGGTGCCTTTGACGAGCAGCCGGGCCGCACCGGCTTCGCGCACCTCTTCGAGCACATGATGTTCCAGGGCTCCAAGCACGTGCCGGACGACGTGCACATCGGCCTCCTGGAGCAGGCCGGGGCCAGCGACCTCAACGGCACCACCAGCTTCGACCGCACCAACTACTACGAGACCGTGCCCAGCAACCTGCTGGAGACCGCCCTCTGGCTGGAGAGCGACCGCATGGGCTTCCTGCTGGACGCCCTCACGGAGAAGAAGCTCCAGACCCAGAAGGAGGTGGTCAAGAACGAGCGCCGCCAGAGCGTGGAGACCGCCCCCTACGGTGAAGCCCAGGAGAAGGCGTGGCAGGCGCTGTTCCCGCCTCCGCACCCGTACTCGGGGAACGTCATCGGGTCCATGAAGGACCTGGACGCGGCCACCGTGGACGACGTGAAGTCGTTCTTCCGCACCTGGTACGCGCCCGCCAACGCGACGCTCGCCATCGTGGGCGACTTCGACCCCGCTAAGGCCAAGGCCCTGGTGGAGAAGTACTTCGCCACGCTGCCCTCCGGCCCCAAGCCCAAGCGCCCCGACGTGGCGCCCGTGAAGCACACCGAGGAGGTGGTCATCCGCCACGACGAGAAGGTGGCCACGCTGCCGCTGCTCTCGATGTCCTGGCTCACCGCCCCGTACCTGACGCCGGGGGACGCGACGGCGGACGTGCTCGCCACGGCGCTGGGCACCGGCCGCGCGAGCCGCCTGTACCGCCGCCTGGTGCTGGACAAGCAGCTGGCGCAGAGCGTGGACGCCACGCAGCAGAGCCAGGGCGCGCAGTCCGTCTTCTCCATCGAAGCGGTGGCCCGGCCCGGCGTCTCCACCGACACGCTGAAGAAGGAGATCGACGCGGTGCTGGACGAGGTCCGCAAGGACGGCATCACGGAGGAGGAGATCGTCCGCGCGCGCACCCGCTATGACACGCGCCAGCTGGCGGGCCTGCAGGCCGTGGGCGGCTCCGGCAGCAAGTCCGACACGCTCCAGACCTACAACCAGTTCGTGGGCGAGCCCAGCTACGTCGCGCAGGACCTGGCGCGCTACCAGGAAGTCACGCCCGCGAAGGTGAAGCAGTTCGCCAACGACGTGCTGCGTCCCGACGCGCGCGTCACCCTCCACGCGGTGCCGTCCAGCAAGGCCGCGCCTCAGTCTTCCGGTTCGGGCAAGGAGGCCCGTTGACCATGCACCGCCGAATCCTCACCGCCCTCCTCGCGCTGACCGTCTCCGGCTGCGCCACCACCAAGCCCGCGGAAGCCCCTCCCAGCGAAGCGCCGGCGCAGCAGGCCCCGGCCCCCGCGCAGGACGCCGAGGCGTTCCGCGCCACGCCGCCCACGCCCGGCAAGCCGCCGGAGCTGGTGCTGCCCACGTTCGAGAAGGCGCAGCTGGACAACGGGCTCACCGTCATCGTCAGCACGCGCAAGGAGCTGCCGCTGGTGTTCGTGGGCATCGCCTTCGCCGCGGGCGTGTCGCAGGAGCCCCCCGCGAAGCTGGGCATCGCGGACCTGTCCTACCGCATGCTGCTGGAGGGCGCGGGCAAGCGCGACACCGTGGCGCTGGACAACGCGTTCGCGGACCTGGGCGTCTCGCCCGCGATGTCGGTGGATCCCGACGGCGCCTTCGTGGGCGCGCGCGTGCTGACGCGCAACGTGGACGCCGCGATGTCGCTCCTGTCGGACGTGGTGCTGCGGCCCACCTTCGACGCCAAGGCCTTCGAGCGGCGCAAGAAGCAGCAGCTGGGTGAGCTGGTGCGCCGCATGGGCGACCCGAACTTCCTCGCGCAGCAGGCCTACTACCAGGCGGTCTTCGGCGCGGACCACCCCTACGGCCACACGTCCGGGGGCACGCCGAAGACGGTGGAGTCGCTCACGCTGGCGGACGCGAAGAACTTCTACCTGAAGAACACCGGCCCCCGCGCCGCCGCGCTCATCATGACCGGCGACGTGACGCTGCCGCAGGCGGTGGAGTGGGCGAAGAAGTACTTTGGCGGGTGGAAGGGTGGGGCCGTCGCGCCCAAGCCGCCGCCCACGCCGCCCGTGCCCCCGCGCCAGCAGGTGCGCA is drawn from Corallococcus silvisoli and contains these coding sequences:
- a CDS encoding M16 family metallopeptidase, which encodes MHRRILTALLALTVSGCATTKPAEAPPSEAPAQQAPAPAQDAEAFRATPPTPGKPPELVLPTFEKAQLDNGLTVIVSTRKELPLVFVGIAFAAGVSQEPPAKLGIADLSYRMLLEGAGKRDTVALDNAFADLGVSPAMSVDPDGAFVGARVLTRNVDAAMSLLSDVVLRPTFDAKAFERRKKQQLGELVRRMGDPNFLAQQAYYQAVFGADHPYGHTSGGTPKTVESLTLADAKNFYLKNTGPRAAALIMTGDVTLPQAVEWAKKYFGGWKGGAVAPKPPPTPPVPPRQQVRIVPKPGLEQTVVLVGRPGLAAGHADEYPLELATTVFGGFFGSRLNMNIREDKGYSYGANAHLGTRLGVGPLTAYAAVRRDVTGPALNEFIKELAGIKTNPITEKELAAAREGLIRAFPGAFETVEGLGSSAAQLYFHRRPMDEFKRSVEGLRDASAAEVQRVAEAYLDPANMQVVLVGDPLVIQEQVTPLNLGKLTLVDPEAAPASK
- a CDS encoding M16 family metallopeptidase is translated as MKALAAAALFMGLPAFAQTPEAKPLEPGRENLAIPYEKYTLPNGLEVILSVDRKLPVVAVNVWYHVGAFDEQPGRTGFAHLFEHMMFQGSKHVPDDVHIGLLEQAGASDLNGTTSFDRTNYYETVPSNLLETALWLESDRMGFLLDALTEKKLQTQKEVVKNERRQSVETAPYGEAQEKAWQALFPPPHPYSGNVIGSMKDLDAATVDDVKSFFRTWYAPANATLAIVGDFDPAKAKALVEKYFATLPSGPKPKRPDVAPVKHTEEVVIRHDEKVATLPLLSMSWLTAPYLTPGDATADVLATALGTGRASRLYRRLVLDKQLAQSVDATQQSQGAQSVFSIEAVARPGVSTDTLKKEIDAVLDEVRKDGITEEEIVRARTRYDTRQLAGLQAVGGSGSKSDTLQTYNQFVGEPSYVAQDLARYQEVTPAKVKQFANDVLRPDARVTLHAVPSSKAAPQSSGSGKEAR